The following coding sequences lie in one Capsicum annuum cultivar UCD-10X-F1 chromosome 5, UCD10Xv1.1, whole genome shotgun sequence genomic window:
- the LOC107872435 gene encoding kirola has protein sequence MGLKGKLIASLEVKCGGHSIFDIYHTNTHHVSNISPSIINKFEIHEGDIVKIGSVVSWNYNEDGQKKNVKQVIDVIDPHKKLISWKVIEGDILELYSSFIIKTSCEHQWTTWIFDYEKRTEDTPEPLNFLGLILDVTKHIEDHLHKK, from the exons ATGGGTTTGAAAGGCAAGTTGATTGCTTCTTTGGAGGTGAAGTGTGGAGGACACTCCATTTTTGATATTTATCACACCAACACTCATCATGTATCCAATATAAGCCCTAGTATTATCAATAAATTTGAGATTCATGAAGGTGATATCGTAAAAATTGGCTCAGTTGTTAGCTGGAATTATAACGAGG ATGGACAAAAAAAGAATGTGAAGCAAGTAATTGATGTCATTGATCCTCACAAAAAATTAATCAGTTGGAAAGTGATTGAAGGTGATATCTTAGAGTTGTATAGTTCCTTTATTATTAAAACATCTTGTGAACACCAATGGACTACATGGATATTTGACTACGAAAAAAGAACTGAAGACACTCCAGAGCCCCTCAATTTCTTGGGTCTTATACTTGACGTTACCAAGCATATAGAGGATCACCTTCATAAGAAATAG